A single region of the Methanococcoides sp. AM1 genome encodes:
- the eif1A gene encoding translation initiation factor eIF-1A, whose product MRKNKGASGKPSDTPEVTRVRTPRKDKNEILATVGTLLGGKRVTLQCMDGVVRMGRIPGSKKKRMWVREGDIVIATPWSFQDSKADVIWKYTMPQVNWLQRKGYLK is encoded by the coding sequence ATGAGGAAAAATAAGGGTGCTAGCGGCAAACCTTCCGATACTCCGGAAGTTACAAGAGTTCGTACCCCACGAAAAGATAAAAATGAGATCTTAGCAACTGTTGGTACATTGCTTGGTGGAAAAAGAGTTACATTACAATGCATGGATGGCGTTGTAAGGATGGGGAGGATCCCTGGTTCAAAGAAAAAAAGGATGTGGGTTCGTGAAGGCGATATTGTTATAGCGACTCCATGGTCTTTCCAGGATTCAAAAGCTGATGTGATCTGGAAGTACACAATGCCACAGGTAA
- a CDS encoding ABC transporter ATP-binding protein, producing the protein MLEVKDLVVEIGGRTILNKVNLKVEQGSTTVLFGPNGAGKSALLMTLMGFSGYNIVSGQIIFKGEDITNLSVDERAKRGLGIMTQRPPNLTGVKLETLVSAISTEDSLDTEAVAKKLDMERFMERDVNVGFSGGEIKRSELLQLSAQNPCMYLLDEPESGVDLVSIEEIGKTIDELLKSRSSCFVDHNRRGNSALIITHTGQVLDYVEPDMGYILCNGAVVCKGHPREMLKEIKSQGYGECIKCKRGQL; encoded by the coding sequence ATGCTCGAGGTAAAAGATCTGGTAGTTGAGATTGGCGGCAGGACGATCCTGAACAAAGTTAATCTCAAAGTAGAGCAGGGTAGCACCACTGTTCTTTTTGGCCCTAACGGAGCAGGTAAATCCGCACTTCTCATGACGCTTATGGGATTTAGCGGTTACAATATTGTTAGTGGGCAGATTATATTCAAAGGCGAGGACATAACTAACCTTTCAGTTGATGAAAGAGCAAAACGGGGATTGGGCATCATGACCCAGAGACCACCTAATCTGACAGGTGTTAAGCTCGAGACGCTCGTGAGCGCTATATCAACAGAAGACAGTCTTGACACTGAAGCAGTTGCAAAGAAACTTGATATGGAGCGCTTCATGGAAAGAGATGTTAATGTTGGCTTTTCGGGTGGAGAGATCAAGAGGTCTGAATTATTACAACTATCAGCACAAAACCCGTGCATGTACCTGCTCGATGAGCCGGAATCGGGTGTTGACCTTGTGAGCATTGAAGAAATAGGTAAGACCATAGACGAACTTCTGAAAAGCAGGTCAAGCTGTTTTGTTGACCATAACAGGAGAGGAAATTCAGCACTTATTATAACGCATACCGGTCAGGTATTGGACTATGTTGAGCCTGATATGGGCTACATACTTTGTAATGGTGCTGTTGTATGCAAAGGTCACCCACGTGAAATGCTCAAGGAAATAAAGAGTCAGGGATATGGAGAGTGCATAAAATGCAAAAGGGGACAGCTTTAA
- a CDS encoding SufD family Fe-S cluster assembly protein: MQKGTALKEKAEKAIAKTATYGEDFDLDEFEIGTKEVPVTEDLEDLDSDFKQTLLNVGVLPDEKERSGSFLMLDNAISHSSISDPDIELMSLHEAMEKHDWLEEYSWKLVSVDTDKYTAKSYLENANGYFIRAPAGKKSSMPVQTCLVMGHKDVTQTVHNILIVEENAQLDVITGCTTKKGVERAMHLGISEIYVKKGGVLNFTMIHNWAEDIGVRPRTAIHLEEGATFVNNYILLKPVRSIQSYPTAILAGEGAFARFHTIAVAHPGSELDLGSRVLFNAPNTKAELISRTITTGGKITARGEMVANELHSKGHLECHGLVLNNEGTQRAIPILEANVDDVELTHEAAVGRIAKEQVEYLMARGLSEEESVGMIVRGFLDVGITGLPEELAEDIDKTIAQIGKDAI, translated from the coding sequence ATGCAAAAGGGGACAGCTTTAAAGGAAAAGGCTGAAAAGGCCATAGCAAAGACTGCAACGTATGGAGAGGACTTCGACCTTGATGAGTTTGAGATCGGTACAAAAGAAGTACCAGTTACAGAAGATCTTGAGGACCTTGACAGCGATTTCAAGCAGACACTTCTCAATGTAGGTGTTCTGCCTGATGAGAAAGAGAGATCTGGCAGTTTTCTGATGCTGGACAATGCAATATCCCATTCATCGATCAGTGATCCTGACATCGAACTGATGTCTTTGCATGAAGCAATGGAGAAACATGACTGGCTGGAGGAATATTCCTGGAAGCTTGTTTCCGTGGATACTGACAAGTACACTGCAAAAAGCTATCTTGAGAACGCTAATGGTTATTTCATTCGTGCACCTGCAGGTAAGAAAAGTTCTATGCCAGTGCAGACATGTCTTGTCATGGGGCATAAGGATGTGACACAGACCGTTCACAACATCCTTATTGTAGAAGAAAATGCACAGCTTGATGTCATAACGGGATGTACCACCAAGAAAGGCGTTGAAAGAGCAATGCATCTTGGTATCTCTGAGATATATGTCAAAAAGGGTGGTGTCCTTAACTTCACAATGATACACAACTGGGCCGAAGACATAGGAGTGCGCCCAAGGACCGCTATCCATCTCGAAGAAGGTGCAACGTTCGTCAACAACTACATCCTGCTTAAGCCGGTGAGATCAATTCAGTCATACCCAACTGCAATTCTGGCAGGAGAAGGTGCTTTCGCAAGGTTCCATACAATTGCTGTTGCACATCCCGGTTCCGAGCTTGACCTTGGAAGCAGGGTATTGTTCAATGCTCCCAACACAAAGGCAGAGCTTATTTCAAGGACCATTACTACCGGTGGTAAGATCACTGCCAGAGGAGAGATGGTTGCAAATGAGCTTCATTCAAAAGGACATCTGGAATGCCATGGGCTTGTACTTAACAACGAAGGTACACAACGAGCAATTCCAATACTTGAGGCAAATGTGGATGATGTGGAACTTACACATGAAGCAGCTGTAGGAAGGATCGCAAAGGAACAGGTGGAATACCTGATGGCCCGCGGACTTTCTGAAGAGGAATCTGTAGGAATGATCGTACGTGGTTTCCTTGATGTGGGCATAACCGGCCTTCCGGAAGAGCTTGCAGAAGACATTGACAAAACTATCGCACAGATAGGAAAGGATGCGATCTGA
- a CDS encoding glycine betaine ABC transporter substrate-binding protein — MNWKILLTTFVVLTVVLSGCTESGSEDPADAEKGKVVIGSKLFQESYILANMAGIMLEEEGYEVDVKEGLGGTLINYEGLKQGSVDVYVEYTGTAYSQILNETPLEVWDPEVVYQVSEEGLNADGVVIVAELGFEDAYALAVKDQWAEENNVVNISDLDGYASELTIGTDPEFAYREDGLPRINDLYGLEFKAVKPTVANIMYEAIKNDEVDVVSAYTTDTRNEVFDLRILNDDMNALPPYDAILIMSAEFAEVNPDAVAALEKLEGQIDTDTMRGLNYQFDVEKREAEDIARDYLISSGLIES; from the coding sequence ATGAATTGGAAAATTCTATTAACAACTTTTGTTGTTCTGACTGTTGTCCTTAGCGGATGTACAGAATCGGGGTCTGAAGATCCTGCAGATGCTGAGAAGGGAAAAGTGGTCATTGGTTCTAAATTGTTCCAGGAGTCATATATACTGGCAAACATGGCTGGTATCATGCTTGAAGAAGAAGGTTATGAGGTTGATGTAAAAGAAGGTCTTGGTGGCACTCTTATAAATTATGAGGGTCTCAAGCAAGGTAGTGTGGATGTATATGTGGAATATACAGGTACTGCATATAGCCAGATACTGAACGAGACTCCGCTTGAAGTGTGGGATCCTGAAGTTGTCTATCAGGTATCTGAGGAAGGACTGAATGCTGATGGTGTTGTTATCGTAGCAGAACTTGGTTTTGAGGATGCGTATGCACTTGCTGTAAAGGATCAGTGGGCTGAAGAGAACAATGTTGTTAATATCAGTGATCTGGATGGATATGCATCTGAGTTAACTATCGGTACTGATCCTGAATTTGCATATCGCGAAGATGGTCTGCCTCGCATTAACGATCTCTATGGCCTTGAGTTCAAAGCGGTCAAGCCTACAGTTGCGAACATCATGTACGAGGCTATTAAGAATGATGAAGTTGATGTCGTTTCAGCATATACTACAGATACAAGGAACGAAGTTTTCGATCTTCGTATCCTGAATGATGACATGAATGCATTACCTCCATACGATGCTATTCTAATTATGTCTGCAGAATTTGCAGAGGTAAACCCTGATGCTGTTGCTGCTCTTGAAAAATTGGAAGGACAGATCGACACAGACACAATGAGAGGTCTGAACTACCAGTTCGATGTTGAGAAGCGTGAAGCAGAGGACATAGCAAGAGATTATTTGATCTCAAGCGGATTGATAGAGAGCTAA
- a CDS encoding ABC transporter ATP-binding protein, with protein MPSKRIFDRIDSIRIRGVTKKYEGRFAINDLNLDIEGGEMLILIGPSGSGKTTTLRTINRLIEPDSGTIHINGQDVMEIEQVALRRNIGYVIQDIGLFPHMTIAENIGLVPKLEGWDKEKISERVQYLLDFVSLPSEMFMNRYPHQLSGGQQQRVGLARALVMDPPLLLMDEPFGALDPILRKQLQEEFCIIREKLGKTIIFVTHDIEEAFKLADRIGIMDDAKLVQIGTAEELIFHPANEMVASIVDTGKKFKHLDTLRIRDLMTPLDNKYVHEGTLSVSEAIKSMLDKGIELAVVFDDNGPVGIVRLPDLMRLGETNDTIGDHALSVPSFSSDELLESSLKDLHEKHNSIAFVRDDDQIRGFLFPIDIFRQLV; from the coding sequence ATGCCATCCAAAAGGATATTCGACAGGATAGATTCTATCCGGATTCGCGGTGTGACTAAAAAATATGAAGGCAGGTTTGCTATCAATGACCTGAACCTTGATATTGAAGGTGGGGAAATGCTCATTCTCATCGGTCCCAGCGGATCAGGGAAGACCACAACGCTACGTACGATCAATCGTCTGATAGAACCTGATTCCGGTACTATTCACATAAACGGACAGGATGTTATGGAAATTGAGCAGGTTGCTCTCAGGAGGAACATTGGCTATGTTATCCAGGATATCGGCCTATTCCCTCATATGACAATAGCTGAAAATATAGGACTTGTTCCTAAACTGGAAGGATGGGATAAGGAAAAGATCAGTGAAAGGGTACAATACCTTCTGGATTTTGTGTCCCTGCCATCAGAGATGTTCATGAACAGATACCCCCACCAGTTAAGTGGAGGCCAGCAACAGAGAGTGGGACTCGCAAGGGCACTGGTAATGGACCCGCCTCTTTTGCTCATGGATGAACCCTTTGGAGCACTTGACCCTATTCTGAGAAAGCAGCTTCAGGAAGAGTTTTGTATTATCCGGGAAAAGCTCGGAAAGACCATTATTTTCGTAACTCATGATATTGAAGAGGCTTTCAAGCTGGCGGACAGGATAGGCATTATGGATGATGCAAAGCTTGTACAGATCGGAACAGCAGAGGAACTGATCTTCCATCCTGCAAATGAAATGGTGGCAAGTATTGTTGATACCGGAAAGAAGTTCAAGCATCTTGATACTTTGAGGATAAGGGATCTTATGACTCCCCTTGACAACAAATATGTTCATGAAGGAACTCTTTCTGTCAGCGAAGCCATTAAGTCGATGCTTGATAAAGGCATAGAGCTCGCTGTTGTTTTTGATGACAATGGACCTGTTGGTATTGTCAGGCTGCCTGACCTGATGCGTCTGGGAGAAACAAATGATACTATTGGTGACCATGCTTTAAGTGTTCCTTCGTTTAGCAGTGATGAGCTTCTTGAATCTTCACTTAAGGACCTGCATGAGAAACATAATTCGATCGCATTTGTCAGAGACGATGACCAAATTCGAGGTTTCCTGTTCCCGATAGATATATTCAGGCAACTGGTTTGA
- a CDS encoding ABC transporter permease → MFLLLSDLIRVWEANSLTTRTIEHLTMFSIAIVIASIIGVSLGIYLYSRPRIAHPALNFLNVVETIPDIPLLVLLLPIFGLGEEPTIVASILYSLLPITRNTYTGLKEVDQQYIDIAHAMGLSQREILMKVRLPLSLPMIAGGLRIALVFTMGVVTLGGLIAAGGLGTALIAGIQLYKIETILVAGIWTGLLAVILDGFAGSLEKKLQRKYGTW, encoded by the coding sequence GTGTTTTTGTTACTATCTGATCTTATAAGAGTCTGGGAAGCGAATTCCCTTACCACACGTACGATTGAGCACTTGACCATGTTCAGCATTGCCATCGTCATTGCATCCATTATTGGGGTAAGCTTGGGCATCTACCTGTACAGCAGACCCAGAATTGCTCACCCTGCACTTAATTTCCTGAACGTTGTGGAAACCATACCGGATATTCCTCTTCTTGTACTCCTGTTGCCAATATTCGGGCTTGGCGAGGAACCAACGATCGTAGCTTCCATACTTTATTCGCTTTTACCTATCACACGTAACACCTACACAGGCCTCAAAGAGGTTGACCAGCAGTATATCGATATAGCACACGCAATGGGACTTTCCCAGCGTGAGATCCTTATGAAGGTCAGACTCCCGCTTTCCCTGCCTATGATAGCAGGTGGCTTAAGGATAGCTCTTGTATTCACTATGGGTGTTGTGACACTTGGCGGACTGATTGCTGCAGGTGGCCTTGGAACAGCCCTTATAGCCGGGATACAGCTCTATAAGATCGAAACCATACTTGTCGCCGGTATCTGGACCGGTCTTCTGGCAGTGATCCTTGATGGCTTTGCAGGTTCTCTTGAGAAGAAACTGCAGAGGAAGTATGGCACATGGTAA
- a CDS encoding ABC transporter permease: protein MVTIETILGHTGEHLVLLLTTLFASICISLPLAFVSLYSKRVGYVIMKFANLAQAVPSFAVVAIVVPLIGIGFYPALIAILLRALLPIIKNTYIGLSTVDPSMLDYADGIGLNQWQILRYIRLPNAYPAIFAGIKFASILINSIAILTAYIGSGGLGELIFEGLVGFNNEKILAGAIPAILIALTLDVIFTAMEKRLVPNYRK, encoded by the coding sequence ATGGTAACTATTGAGACGATCCTTGGACATACCGGTGAGCATCTTGTGCTTTTGCTTACCACGCTGTTTGCAAGCATTTGCATCTCCCTGCCCCTTGCATTTGTTTCCCTTTACAGCAAACGTGTCGGATATGTCATCATGAAGTTCGCGAACCTTGCCCAGGCAGTGCCAAGTTTTGCTGTTGTTGCTATTGTGGTCCCTCTGATAGGAATCGGATTCTATCCTGCACTTATAGCCATCCTGCTGAGGGCACTTCTGCCTATCATCAAGAACACCTACATCGGACTTTCAACGGTGGATCCTTCCATGCTTGACTATGCAGACGGTATCGGTCTTAACCAGTGGCAGATCCTCCGCTATATCCGTCTCCCAAATGCCTATCCTGCCATATTTGCAGGTATCAAGTTCGCATCCATCCTCATCAACAGCATAGCCATCCTGACAGCCTACATTGGCAGTGGAGGTCTTGGTGAGCTTATCTTTGAAGGGCTTGTGGGCTTCAATAATGAGAAGATACTTGCAGGTGCCATTCCTGCGATATTGATAGCACTTACACTGGATGTCATTTTTACAGCAATGGAAAAGAGGCTGGTTCCGAATTACAGGAAATGA